A region from the Rhodamnia argentea isolate NSW1041297 chromosome 7, ASM2092103v1, whole genome shotgun sequence genome encodes:
- the LOC115726756 gene encoding uncharacterized protein LOC115726756 isoform X2: MATAPLKSPARIAGRDEVYVAAVPLRATRGPAQLLTSAAYSLKLWDFQHFMVIIRTSSPPTDSQAFVFDFQPEDPENAYVALAALSGRSIPGTVFKRKLTKLPKKRCWFVGSCGEHALDVAYKFSNHWETDLKIGHHDCRDYTNGLVEHLTGEKDVLERLRRSSGDPD; this comes from the exons ATGGCGACGGCGCCGCTAAAGTCGCCGGCGAGAATCGCCGGCAGAGACGAAGTGTACGTGGCGGCGGTGCCGCTCAGAGCAACGAGAGGACCAGCTCAGCTGCTGACATCAGCTGCCTATTCGCTCAAGCTCTGGGACTTCCAGCATTTCATGGTCATCATCAGGACCTCTTCACCACCAACCGACTCTCAG gCATTTGTGTTTGATTTTCAACCTGAAGACCCTGAAAATGCGTATGTGGCACTTGCAGCCTTGTCAGGTAGATCGATTCCAG GAACTGTTTTCAAAAGAAAGTTGACAAAGCTACCGAAAAAAAGGTGCTGGTTTGTGGGATCATGTGGAGAGCATGCTCTGGATGTTGCATATAAGTTCAGCAACCATTGGGAGACTGACTTGAAAATTGGGCATCACGACTGCCGTGATTATACCAATG GACTGGTTGAGCACCTTACTGGGGAAAAGGATGTGCTAGAGCGCTTGAGAAGAAGTTCTGGTGATCCGGACTAG
- the LOC115726758 gene encoding cilia- and flagella-associated protein 251-like, which translates to MATVEVVSAQAALVEDKPEELIKTHVHQEEAEVAAPKEDPKKEEDQEEPAETETVTVTESPEAKQQDGVLKTTEGKQTESKEEKEVEAPKETSKVAPEPAENEEEGAAEADPKSAEPEAVVAGKAETEETAVAEPDPDSAVEAPKEDDVKGEVEEGEKGATAEEVEEKKTTEE; encoded by the exons ATGGCCACGGTCGAG GTTGTGTCAGCACAAGCTGCTCTTGTGGAGGACAAGCCTGAAGAGCTGATCAAGACTCATGTCCATCAAGAGGAAGCGGAGGTGGCTGCACCAAAAGAAGAccccaagaaagaagaagatcaagaagaGCCAGCCGAGACCGAGACCGTGACCGTAACCGAGAGTCCCGAGGCCAAACAACAAGATGGTGTCCTCAAAACAACTGAAGGAAAGCAGACCGAatcgaaagaagaaaaagaagtcgAGGCGCCAAAGGAGACCTCCAAGGTGGCACCGGAGCCGGCAGAGAACGAGGAGGAAGGAGCAGCAGAAGCCGACCCGAAATCAGCGGAACCCGAGGCAGTCGTGGCCGGCAAGGCGGAGACTGAAGAGACGGCCGTGGCCGAACCGGACCCGGACTCCGCCGTGGAGGCTCCGAAAGAGGATGATGTCAAAGGGGAAGTAGAGGAGGGAGAGAAGGGAGctactgcagaagaagttgaagagAAGAAGACTACAGAGGAGTGA
- the LOC115726756 gene encoding uncharacterized protein LOC115726756 isoform X3, whose product MATAPLKSPARIAGRDEVYVAAVPLRATRGPAQLLTSAAYSLKLWDFQHFMVIIRTSSPPTDSQAFVFDFQPEDPENAYVALAALSGRSIPGTVFKRKLTKLPKKRCWFVGSCGEHALDVAYKFSNHWETDLKIGHHDCRDYTNGNQFDRTKFSSFICLCLTG is encoded by the exons ATGGCGACGGCGCCGCTAAAGTCGCCGGCGAGAATCGCCGGCAGAGACGAAGTGTACGTGGCGGCGGTGCCGCTCAGAGCAACGAGAGGACCAGCTCAGCTGCTGACATCAGCTGCCTATTCGCTCAAGCTCTGGGACTTCCAGCATTTCATGGTCATCATCAGGACCTCTTCACCACCAACCGACTCTCAG gCATTTGTGTTTGATTTTCAACCTGAAGACCCTGAAAATGCGTATGTGGCACTTGCAGCCTTGTCAGGTAGATCGATTCCAG GAACTGTTTTCAAAAGAAAGTTGACAAAGCTACCGAAAAAAAGGTGCTGGTTTGTGGGATCATGTGGAGAGCATGCTCTGGATGTTGCATATAAGTTCAGCAACCATTGGGAGACTGACTTGAAAATTGGGCATCACGACTGCCGTGATTATACCAATGGTAACCAATTTGACAGGACAAAATTCAGCTCCTTCATATGTTTGTGCTT GACTGGTTGA
- the LOC115726764 gene encoding exopolygalacturonase-like: MAIQSYVGAFLLLLSFSSTINAQVFHIGKYGVKGDGRADISQALLRAWKEACASTTAAKLLIPKGTYALSETVLEGPCKAPVEFQLQGTLRAPADPFRFKTVSWVTFQNIDRLTVSGGGTFDGQGKIAWAQNDCNLNKNCRTLPINLRFNFVSNALIHDVTTLDSKQFHVNVLGCKNVTFQRFTVTAPGDSVNTDGIHIGRSVGVKIIDSNIRTGDDCVSIGDGSQQIFVTRVNCGPGHGISVGSLGKYKNEEPVVGIFVRNCTIIGGTNGVRIKTWPASPVGVASDMHFEDIRMVDVANPVLIDQGYCPWNQCQAQIPSLVKINKVSFKRIWGTSASQVAVKIACSKRVPCDNIEIADINLAYRGPEGPALSECSNVRPLITGRQFPPACAKIAS; the protein is encoded by the exons ATGGCAATCCAGTCGTACGTTGGTGCATTTCTGCTGTTGTTGTCGTTTTCTTCTACCATCAACGCCCAGGTCTTTCACATCGGGAAATATGGTGTAAAGGGTGATGGAAGAGCAGACATAAGCCag GCATTGCTGAGGGCATGGAAAGAGGCGTGCGCATCGACTACTGCTGCTAAATTGTTGATCCCGAAAGGGACGTATGCATTGTCGGAGACGGTCCTAGAAGGCCCCTGCAAGGCCCCTGTGGAATTCCAGCTCCAAGGCACATTGCGGGCCCCGGCGGACCCGTTCCGCTTCAAGACCGTAAGTTGGGTCACGTTCCAGAACATCGACCGCCTCACCGTGTCAGGCGGTGGGACATTCGACGGCCAGGGAAAAATCGCCTGGGCGCAGAACGACtgcaatttgaacaaaaattgcCGTACTCTCCCCATT AATTTGAGGTTCAACTTTGTCAGCAATGCCCTAATCCATGACGTAACGACGCTCGACAGCAAGCAGTTTCACGTAAACGTCTTGGGCTGCAAGAACGTGACGTTCCAACGTTTCACCGTGACGGCGCCGGGCGACAGCGTAAACACGGACGGGATCCACATTGGACGGTCGGTCGGGGTCAAAATTATTGACAGCAACATCAGGACCGGGGATGACTGCGTCTCCATTGGCGACGGGAGCCAGCAGATCTTTGTCACGAGGGTGAACTGCGGTCCGGGCCATGGCATCAGTGTCGGCAGCCTCGGGAAGTACAAGAACGAAGAGCCCGTGGTGGGTATCTTTGTCAGGAATTGCACCATCATCGGCGGGACCAATGGCGTGAGGATCAAGACATGGCCTGCATCGCCGGTCGGCGTGGCCTCGGACATGCACTTCGAGGACATCCGCATGGTCGATGTCGCCAACCCCGTGCTCATAGACCAGGGATACTGCCCATGGAACCAATGCCAAGCACAG ATCCCTTCTCTTGTTAAGATCAACAAAGTCAGCTTCAAGAGAATCTGGGGAACCTCGGCGTCCCAGGTCGCGGTGAAGATTGCTTGCAGCAAGCGCGTGCCGTGTGACAACATCGAGATCGCGGACATCAACCTCGCGTACCGTGGCCCTGAGGGCCCTGCGTTGTCGGAGTGCTCGAACGTCCGACCTTTGATCACCGGCAGGCAATTCCCTCCGGCTTGTGCCAAGATTGCGAGTTAA
- the LOC115726756 gene encoding uncharacterized protein LOC115726756 isoform X1, whose amino-acid sequence MALASIQSMVNISGRDKVYVAALPFQAKTEPAHSVTLALHKLHLWDLQHFLVIIKTSLPPSNSQASVFDFQPEDPEDVFALALAALPGRSVPGTLLRRTMKRLPKQRCWFVGSSKGDSLDIALKFNDTWGTDWKMGIHDCRIYANELVECLTGEKRVLERLRRRTPWLL is encoded by the exons ATGGCATTGGCGTCAATACAATCGATGGTAAATATTAGTGGAAGAGACAAAGTGTATGTAGCGGCACTGCCATTTCAAGCAAAAACAGAACCAGCTCACTCGGTGACATTAGCTCTTCACAAACTCCATCTCTGGGATTTGCAACATTTCCTAGTCATCATCAAAACCTCTTTACCACCATCCAATTCTCAG GCATCTGTATTTGATTTTCAACCTGAAGACCCCGAAGATGTGTTTGCGCTGGCACTTGCAGCCTTGCCGGGTAGATCGGTTCCAG GAACTCTTCTTAGAAGAACAATGAAAAGGCTACCGAAACAAAGATGCTGGTTTGTGGGATCTAGTAAAGGGGATTCCCTGGACATTGCACTTAAATTTAACGATACTTGGGGAACTGACTGGAAGATGGGTATTCATGATTGCCGCATATATGCCAACG AGCTGGTCGAGTGCCTTACTGGTGAAAAGCGTGTGTTAGAGCGCTTGAGAAGACGCACTCCTTGGCTGCTATAA
- the LOC115726748 gene encoding uncharacterized protein LOC115726748: protein MRRMFSAMPRRKSSRVADEAMLGRGDQADLPIFARELDGRSSRGWRGLPVLFYGIIRATVSIVSCVSPPHANGADGVWVSGHEFGHQASEMNHLIVSDSMRYALLM, encoded by the coding sequence ATGCGGCGGATGTTCAGTGCGATGCCGAGGAGGAAGAGCTCGAGAGTCGCCGACGAAGCCATGCTGGGTCGCGGGGACCAAGCCGACCTACCGATCTTCGCGCGGGAACTGGACGGGCGGTCGTCACGGGGTTGGAGAGGGCTCCCGGTGTTGTTCTACGGCATCATTCGCGCCACGGTTTCGATCGTCTCTTGCGTCTCTCCTCCCCATGCGAATGGGGCTGATGGGGTGTGGGTGTCCGGTCATGAATTCGGCCATCAAGCATCAGAGATGAATCATCTCATAGTGAGTGACAGCATGCGGTATGCACTCTTGATGTAG
- the LOC115726757 gene encoding F-box protein At3g07870, whose protein sequence is MEFVHHPPCKKQRCELGADPRDETETGMEDLPREIVLDILSRLPVTSIVRFRLVCRSWRALGRDPLLPDAQLARTAARDPVLVLHSDFPLRNLLSFVELSARDQDCEHNRSKKTPVGKFNPPFLNSMPEFDVVGSCNGLLCLADLLYTETLFVYNPFTRDCRELPRSRQYADQTVVFGFGFHPETREYKVIKIAYYPNPSRAGAGARRARRVPHMQSEVQVLTLGGRRSPSPSPAWRSLGRAPYQIDKRPSETVVNGRLHWVAGPRRYRTARQLVSFDLADEQFREVPRPEGGTIGRSYYQLMELRGCLSAIVYCNYGRLEIWVMKRYDAKESWAREHVIGSYMPKALKQNPTNFMPFKMWKSKSRRVSRVVCGLDSGEILLEYKSRALAAYDPKRGKFRDIWLQGMPNWFRAFVHVGSLSWIDSHSET, encoded by the coding sequence ATGGAGTTCGTTCACCACCCGCCGTGTAAGAAGCAGAGGTGCGAGCTAGGTGCTGACCCGCGCGACGAGACCGAGACCGGCATGGAGGACCTGCCGAGGGAGATCGTCCTCGACATCCTGTCGCGGCTGCCTGTCACGTCGATCGTGCGGTTCCGGCTCGTCTGCCGGTCCTGGCGGGCTCTGGGCCGAGACCCGCTTCTTCCCGACGCGCAGCTCGCCCGCACGGCGGCGAGAGATCCGGTCCTGGTGCTCCACAGCGACTTCCCTCTCCGGAACCTGCTCAGCTTTGTGGAGTTGTCTGCTCGGGACCAGGATTGCGAGCACAACAGATCCAAGAAGACCCCTGTCGGGAAATTCAATCCCCCTTTCTTGAATTCGATGCCCGAATTCGACGTGGTCGGTTCCTGCAACGGCTTGCTGTGCCTCGCCGATCTGCTCTACACGGAGACGCTGTTCGTGTACAATCCCTTCACGAGGGACTGCAGGGAGCTGCCGCGGTCGCGGCAGTACGCGGATCAGACCGTTGTCTTCGGGTTCGGTTTCCACCCGGAAACCAGGGAGTACAAGGTGATCAAGATAGCGTACTACCCGAACCCATCAAGGGCCGGGGCGGGGGCACGGCGAGCGCGGCGGGTCCCGCACATGCAGTCGGAGGTCCAGGTCCTGACGCTCGGCGGGAGGAGGAGCCCGAGCCCAAGCCCGGCCTGGCGGAGCCTGGGGCGGGCGCCGTACCAGATCGACAAGCGCCCGTCGGAGACGGTGGTCAACGGGAGGCTGCACTGGGTGGCGGGGCCGCGGAGGTACCGGACGGCGCGGCAGCTGGTGTCGTTCGACCTGGCGGACGAGCAGTTCCGGGAGGTGCCGAGGCCGGAGGGGGGCACCATCGGGCGGTCCTACTACCAGCTGATGGAGCTGAGGGGGTGCCTGTCGGCCATAGTGTACTGCAACTACGGGAGGCTGGAGATTTGGGTGATGAAGAGGTACGACGCGAAGGAGTCGTGGGCGAGGGAGCACGTCATCGGGTCGTACATGCCCAAGGCACTGAAGCAGAATCCGACCAACTTCATGCCGTTCAAGATGTGGAAGAGCAAGAGCAGGAGGGTGTCTAGGGTGGTGTGCGGATTGGACAGCGGGGAGATATTGTTGGAGTACAAGAGCAGGGCGTTGGCGGCTTACGATCCCAAAAGGGGTAAGTTTAGGGACATTTGGTTGCAGGGCATGCCCAATTGGTTCCGTGCATTTGTTCATGTGGGAAGCCTCAGCTGGATAGATTCCCACTCAGAAACATGA